Genomic DNA from Chthonomonadales bacterium:
GCCGCGCTGCGCCCGCCCCACGAGTCGTTCGTGATGCAAGCCAGCAGGTTGGCGCCCTCGGCCGCGTAGCGGCGGGCCATCTCCGGGAAGATGGACTCGAAGCAGATCAGCACGCCGATGCGCGCTCGGCCCGCCCGGAGCGGTGGCTGCCGTCCACCGTGCGCTGTGTCCTCCATTCCGAAGTGGAAGACGGACTCGAAGCGCTCGAACAGCGGGCGCGCCGGCATCCACTCGCCGAACGGGACGAGCCACTGCTTGGCGTAGCGGCCGACGATGGCGCCATCCGGCGCGAAGAGACAGGCGGCGTTGTAGGCGCGGCCGGCGGTGTCGTAGGTGCCGGTGCCGACGAGCTGGTAGGCCCCCGTCGCGCGGGCGATGGCGGCGAAGCCGGCGCGTGTGCGTGGGTCGGCGAACACATCGCGCGGCGCGATGCCCTCCGGCCAGACGACCAGGTCGGCGCCGCGGCCGGCGCGCGTGCTCAGGGAGGCGAAGAGAGCAAGGTCCGTCACCGGGTCGCGGATGGCGCCGCGGCGGTCGCGGATGTCGGGTTGGATCAGGGCCACGCGCAGCGGCTCACCGACCGCCGGGCGCGCCAACCGCCAGCCGCCGTAGCCGAGCGAGACGGCGATCAGCGCGATCGCGAGGAGCGGGGCGGTAAGCCGGCCGCGCCGGCCCGGCCCGGCGGGGCACAGCGCCTCCGCCAGCGCCGCGCTCGTCAGTACGACGAGGAAGGAGATGCCATAGACGCCGCACAGATCGGCCACCTGGATCACGGGCAGCCAGCGGTACTGAGTGTAGCCGAGCAGCGACCAGGGCATCGAGAGCCGGCCCTGCGCGCGCAGCCACTCCGTGAGCGTCCACGCCGCGGCGATGCCGAGAGCGCGCGCGGCGCCCGAGGAGCGCCTCCCTATCGCCCAGGTCAGCGCGCCGGCCAGCGCGAACCAGCCGGCCTCGATGGCCGTCAGGCCCACCCAGGCCGCCCAGCCCAGCGGGGTCCCGGACCAGTCCACCACCGTGGTGCCGATCCAGGGGATCGTGCCGCCCCAATGCAGCACGCCGAACAGGTAGCCGAGGCCGAGCGCCGCCCCGAGGCGCTTGGGTCCGCGCAGGGCCAGCAGCAGCGGCGCGAGCGCGAACCAGGCGAGCCAGCCCTGATCGGCCGGCGGGAACGCCAGGGTTGCCAGGGCTGCGGCCAGGACGACGAGCCCGAGCGGCCGCGCGCGTTGCGCGCGCGGCGCAGCCACTGCTATACTGGGTGAGGACATGACATCGGGAGCGGCCTGGCCGCCGGGCCGCGCGGAGCGATCGACATGGGCACTGCCAGGATGAGTCGATGGGCCGCGGCGCTCTGCGCGCTCGCGGCGGCAGCGCTCGGGCCCGGCTGTGCGCGCACGCCGGCCAACGCCAGCGGCGGCGTCCGGTTGGCCGTGACGCT
This window encodes:
- the lnt gene encoding apolipoprotein N-acyltransferase — encoded protein: MAAPRAQRARPLGLVVLAAALATLAFPPADQGWLAWFALAPLLLALRGPKRLGAALGLGYLFGVLHWGGTIPWIGTTVVDWSGTPLGWAAWVGLTAIEAGWFALAGALTWAIGRRSSGAARALGIAAAWTLTEWLRAQGRLSMPWSLLGYTQYRWLPVIQVADLCGVYGISFLVVLTSAALAEALCPAGPGRRGRLTAPLLAIALIAVSLGYGGWRLARPAVGEPLRVALIQPDIRDRRGAIRDPVTDLALFASLSTRAGRGADLVVWPEGIAPRDVFADPRTRAGFAAIARATGAYQLVGTGTYDTAGRAYNAACLFAPDGAIVGRYAKQWLVPFGEWMPARPLFERFESVFHFGMEDTAHGGRQPPLRAGRARIGVLICFESIFPEMARRYAAEGANLLACITNDSWGGRSAAPAQHMAMTAFRAVETRRWTVVAATTGVTGIVAPSGARREAPPFQVATLAGTAGLLDARTPYVRLGDWLAAACAALATAALLLPRCPAPERPERRRRPEGGNA